In Marinomonas posidonica IVIA-Po-181, a single window of DNA contains:
- a CDS encoding neuraminidase-like domain-containing protein → MEATMKKLSPVTTEKEVAKTLVNAGLTSTQQISRYSQKNFVEKYAQLFTEIKPDRAQQFAAELHQKAQAHMGRLVHQHVDTQQRSSAYYRNFRFANFSTPAEQNTGDNTLDPSYEGQFGVVNATEVDPDRSVLSPAAYLADLVWLADQHIHKKPGDHAASILLNERRPDIKNITLNSANTNTMISKLDIVNDVLMQQLGADFSAQDLVTQDYPFNLPYHQPLNQIRTYLKQHNTSLPQLWLGLIDQPTAIENKSIAIETLGLSPEQWLLVSTSNTNTDQLLKYYGLDGELISLQNTSTFKQQTNITEAELQELLKQDLTAKELEPEAKVNKDFFINIGQSTPIYTKSDQLIFSDGNVALDRIHRFIRLAKWLNWSFTDLDWALRATYSATNQGSLEDYDITDNMLPLLAWVKTLESAGILTINQACAYLYQIKTYGENALLDDLEQLVNNTNVSQRFTLRHQLALANESISKEQQQVLQAVLKLSQQDLQIILDIAGDIDDPLSLENLSTLYRISLLPQICALSLEDCMSAYALKVSTNPQQDYQQNTLLTEIMAASNFGPEQSINGTKLLSIIGQLTDTVLWFNTKNIPIQKTRYWLTGSSNSISIQNTKPSLAKLTNNINAIRTALVKHALTRAIFEENTPAVTALYSSLDSNISGYIAKNEDKIIQELVKLHLDDSLAKKVVDGLQAIISFGVDIALECNPIWIYLSERYLSGQGIFNAIPEKKKFEAELTRVLSICKITPSDTLLSQCWNVFNRYAQAQVKAIEQQLSSITALVPEQLNILCRWLDIVPSDFQPESDLNTPTKQQVNLLNRLARFADLISSFNLSTAELLTLYRNPSYFVTEPARLNFELIQSLVFFKELLIQCQDSHNHLLDYLDAVNNNTADASDLLTALFGWNINIFGINVESNLPKNISQLEHWSRYVKALRLLDIDVVMLDLLIAIPTSEATDSDFESYQKLAAALWAGLQSQYHDQSQLLTDMQNTLSDHLRDALVPAVIEHLNNTQNTSIANGNDLYEYLLIDVNVDAVVETSRISEAINAVQLFVYRCLNHLEAGFEVDQQLHQWWPWIQHYRVWQDNREVFLYPENYIQPELRKNKSDLFEQLENHLQQGNLSDTETTESSLLDYMVGLSPLANLTIESTAAFDYAHTLGSSTAGKNLFLLGKTNESCPQYYYLNALFTPSKSQGYTPLYWGQWQSIDLSMQPIGTVNTVYGFGKWFIFWVEKNQSNADTSQNPTTQTYQYLLKYSFLDASNNWLPAQVLATEATEDTAVDLVYFHSNETIYVSWNKTQYQVSSNSILSQAQDAARFAAKTLTNSESAVDNIYEMTSLPLSLNAPGDDATKSLSVWFKADSNQEFDVCNASNSDTIFNVDQNGYSLANGDSIHQHLDMSVWNHVLLNQQNLKNIGTNTEVNYLSNIITLNGCQWVAWSADSQLYISQIIEDNDGVTLGKARPLRNVERNVSPLNNFLFNRYSLAVFNQHLYITWPGPDDNKHYWLNVARLNIEADEVEVIEQKEYDSSDSSSGLRVTSGSASAPALISYNGQLVVAWLSFSKTKTTYESRLHMGCVSGENGDLLPSITDTQFTDARIYGGSPSLTVSYNEDGTEILHCAIASNREPLCIDLYSLNDIADLNSQVPTKIPLKNAVKVKDNEVVKYIEVSKRIQLAYDFNAKGLVLSWADDENIYYQYTAQLMDGNHAFNLAQQAQSGLIFGASVDGLSALILQGDSATSISCWNTNIYLNGCPVLSPQISLLKGIKVGFSDNGEPGTFGGALQEVLAFSNVLSPSQCNLIYANSNQHISNDFAIGLDVSSSDLFSSEQVEAIPVNGQPNWAVYQMEQGNNSAPSSYLCLPSSSNIINTDTDTDTDTDTDTDTDTDTDTDTDTDTDTDTGNSVVFTALRLNAPLAVKKLEATLALEGIDGFYTLASQLTSDIPFSSLSPDINYFPNYPSTRLDFNQGPMGNYFTELFFHIPFLIAHQLQTAQQFEPAKSWFEFIFNPCIHLSTDERDIYGDTADKYWRFLGLRCSSNKVLRTEHGLSLQEELLLDSTDSNQLAIYHYDPFDPHAIATLRPIAYQKTIVMHYINNLLDYADSLFRQYTSESISEATLYYTMAYDLLGEQPEAYHRRIESGGQTLADFEQELAPSLATDPVKQKGTPGSSLLIPLTNNSIISSYFGIPENQQLISYWQTIANRLFNIRHELNINGQFETVSAFAPAIDPMQLVAGVASGETVEQAIAATTSIPPYYKFQVTLSKAKELTQLTMQFGQSLLAALEKKDAEALSLLYNSNQQNVLALTRTINDNQLNAAIATSDSLEASLSSAQARYDYYDALIAANLSPKESKQVSLGTHAAKLQSNAQPLKTGGEAAACLIPTVFGLADGGQALAQGAAIPANVMESKAQVLSMQSGDLGTQASFERRAQDWQLQKTLAQNDINQITDQQLAARYQQAVAQQQITVLEKNIEQEQKVAQFLKNKFTNQELYQWYSAKLSTLYFQTYQLAMKVAQQAELAWQFEKALDITTPFIQTNYWHSQYQGIGAGDALMLDLHRMEQAYMDSDSRALEIRKIISLNTLDEAALAELKKSGKCNFSLTEADLDLDYPGHYRRQINTLTVTLPAVIAPYQNLCATLTQTVNKVLLKDDIQGIKYLLGKSQQSVSQVRENWMTNQQIAVSQGVNDSGMITVNFGSERYLPFQGTGAVSDWELEIPSDSNPGILASLSDVIIELHYTAYAGNSSFKNTVKQLLKKQTQ, encoded by the coding sequence ATGGAAGCAACAATGAAAAAATTATCACCCGTCACTACAGAAAAAGAAGTCGCGAAAACGTTAGTTAACGCCGGTTTAACTTCAACTCAGCAAATTAGCCGTTATTCGCAAAAGAACTTTGTCGAAAAATATGCCCAGCTGTTTACCGAGATCAAGCCAGATAGGGCTCAACAGTTCGCAGCAGAATTACACCAAAAGGCCCAGGCGCATATGGGCAGGCTTGTACACCAACATGTCGACACTCAGCAACGCAGTAGTGCCTATTATCGCAACTTTCGTTTTGCTAATTTTTCGACACCCGCTGAACAAAATACGGGCGATAACACACTGGATCCCAGCTATGAAGGCCAGTTTGGTGTAGTTAACGCCACTGAAGTCGATCCAGACCGTTCGGTATTATCACCGGCGGCCTATTTAGCTGATCTGGTCTGGCTGGCTGACCAGCATATTCATAAAAAGCCCGGCGACCATGCGGCCAGCATATTGCTCAATGAGCGCCGGCCAGATATTAAAAATATCACTCTGAACAGCGCCAATACCAATACCATGATTTCAAAGCTGGATATTGTTAACGATGTTTTGATGCAACAGTTGGGAGCTGACTTTTCTGCTCAGGATCTGGTCACACAAGACTACCCTTTTAACCTGCCCTATCACCAGCCACTGAATCAAATCCGAACCTACTTAAAACAGCATAACACCAGCTTGCCGCAGTTATGGCTTGGTCTGATTGACCAACCAACAGCAATTGAAAATAAAAGTATCGCCATAGAAACCCTGGGGCTATCCCCTGAACAATGGCTTTTGGTTAGCACTTCCAATACCAACACCGATCAACTGCTGAAGTATTATGGTTTAGACGGTGAGCTAATCAGCTTACAAAATACCAGCACCTTTAAGCAGCAAACAAATATTACCGAAGCTGAACTGCAGGAGCTGCTGAAGCAGGATTTAACAGCCAAAGAGCTGGAACCAGAAGCAAAAGTTAATAAAGACTTCTTTATTAATATCGGGCAGTCGACTCCTATCTATACCAAAAGCGACCAACTAATATTCTCTGATGGCAATGTTGCCCTTGATCGTATCCATCGCTTTATCCGCCTGGCAAAATGGCTTAATTGGTCGTTTACTGATCTTGACTGGGCGTTACGCGCAACGTATTCAGCAACCAATCAAGGGTCGCTCGAAGACTATGATATTACCGATAACATGCTGCCGTTATTAGCCTGGGTTAAAACTTTAGAAAGCGCTGGCATACTCACTATTAACCAAGCCTGTGCATACCTTTACCAAATAAAAACATACGGTGAAAATGCGCTCTTGGATGACTTAGAGCAACTGGTAAACAACACCAATGTGTCACAACGTTTTACCTTACGACATCAGTTAGCATTAGCAAACGAGTCCATTTCAAAGGAACAGCAACAAGTTTTACAGGCGGTCTTAAAGCTATCTCAGCAGGACTTGCAGATTATCTTGGATATCGCCGGCGATATAGATGATCCTCTGAGCCTGGAGAACTTATCGACCCTCTACCGCATTAGCCTTTTACCCCAAATATGTGCCTTATCATTAGAAGATTGTATGTCGGCCTATGCCCTTAAAGTTAGCACTAATCCACAACAGGATTATCAGCAAAACACTCTGCTAACAGAGATTATGGCGGCGAGTAATTTTGGCCCAGAGCAGTCAATTAATGGTACTAAGCTGCTTAGTATTATCGGTCAGCTGACAGATACCGTATTATGGTTTAACACTAAAAATATACCGATACAAAAAACTCGTTACTGGTTAACGGGGTCCAGCAACAGCATCAGCATTCAAAACACTAAACCCAGTTTAGCCAAGCTTACCAACAATATAAACGCAATCCGAACCGCATTAGTCAAGCATGCCTTAACACGAGCAATCTTTGAAGAAAACACCCCGGCAGTCACTGCACTTTATAGCAGTCTTGACTCTAATATATCTGGCTATATTGCTAAAAATGAAGACAAAATAATCCAAGAGCTGGTTAAGCTACACCTAGACGACAGTTTAGCCAAGAAAGTGGTTGATGGATTGCAGGCTATTATCAGTTTTGGTGTCGATATCGCGCTTGAATGCAATCCAATATGGATCTATCTATCTGAACGCTATTTGTCAGGTCAGGGCATTTTCAATGCGATACCTGAAAAGAAAAAGTTTGAAGCAGAGCTAACTCGTGTTTTATCTATATGCAAAATTACGCCAAGCGATACCTTGTTATCGCAATGCTGGAATGTTTTCAACCGATACGCACAAGCCCAAGTTAAGGCGATTGAACAGCAATTGTCTTCTATCACCGCATTAGTACCTGAGCAGTTAAATATACTCTGTCGATGGTTAGATATCGTACCATCAGATTTTCAGCCCGAATCAGATTTGAATACGCCAACCAAACAGCAAGTTAATCTATTGAACAGGCTGGCGCGATTCGCAGATCTCATATCGTCTTTTAATTTATCAACAGCCGAGCTGTTAACCCTTTACCGAAACCCTAGTTATTTTGTGACCGAGCCGGCGAGGTTAAATTTTGAATTAATTCAGTCGTTAGTGTTTTTTAAAGAGCTATTAATTCAATGTCAAGATAGCCATAACCATCTGCTTGATTATCTTGATGCGGTGAATAACAACACGGCAGATGCAAGCGATTTATTAACCGCGCTGTTCGGCTGGAATATCAATATTTTCGGTATAAACGTTGAGAGTAACCTCCCCAAAAACATTAGCCAATTAGAGCACTGGTCAAGATATGTCAAAGCCCTCAGGCTACTAGATATTGATGTTGTCATGCTTGACTTGTTAATTGCCATACCCACAAGTGAGGCCACCGACAGTGATTTTGAGAGTTATCAAAAGCTTGCCGCTGCTTTATGGGCCGGCCTGCAATCTCAATATCATGATCAAAGCCAGCTGCTGACGGATATGCAAAATACACTCAGTGATCACCTGCGCGATGCATTAGTACCTGCAGTTATTGAGCATTTAAATAACACCCAAAACACATCAATAGCCAATGGCAATGATTTATATGAATACCTGCTCATAGATGTCAATGTTGATGCTGTGGTTGAAACCTCACGTATATCTGAGGCCATTAATGCTGTGCAGCTGTTCGTTTACCGCTGTTTAAACCACCTGGAAGCCGGCTTTGAAGTTGATCAGCAATTGCATCAGTGGTGGCCGTGGATACAACACTACAGGGTTTGGCAGGATAATCGCGAAGTATTTCTTTACCCTGAAAATTATATTCAGCCAGAGTTGCGAAAAAATAAATCCGATTTATTTGAGCAGCTGGAAAACCATTTACAGCAGGGTAATTTGAGCGATACGGAAACAACAGAAAGCTCACTTCTTGATTATATGGTCGGGTTATCACCCCTGGCCAATTTAACCATAGAAAGTACCGCTGCTTTTGATTATGCCCATACCTTAGGTTCAAGCACGGCGGGTAAAAATTTATTTTTGTTAGGGAAAACCAATGAGAGTTGCCCGCAATATTATTACTTGAACGCGCTTTTCACCCCGTCAAAAAGCCAGGGTTATACACCTCTTTATTGGGGACAATGGCAATCTATCGATTTATCTATGCAGCCGATAGGAACAGTGAATACTGTTTATGGTTTTGGCAAATGGTTTATCTTTTGGGTCGAAAAAAATCAAAGCAATGCCGATACCAGTCAAAACCCCACCACCCAAACATACCAATACCTTCTAAAATACAGCTTTTTAGATGCCAGTAATAACTGGTTACCGGCACAGGTATTGGCAACAGAAGCTACAGAAGATACAGCTGTTGACTTAGTCTATTTCCATTCCAATGAAACCATTTATGTCTCATGGAATAAAACTCAATATCAGGTAAGTAGCAATAGCATTCTTAGTCAGGCGCAAGATGCTGCGCGTTTTGCCGCAAAAACACTGACAAACTCTGAGAGTGCAGTTGATAATATTTATGAGATGACCAGTCTACCGCTGTCATTAAATGCTCCCGGTGATGATGCAACCAAGTCGCTGTCAGTTTGGTTTAAAGCGGACTCTAATCAAGAGTTTGATGTCTGTAATGCTAGTAATAGCGACACTATTTTTAATGTTGATCAAAATGGTTATTCATTGGCTAATGGTGACTCCATCCATCAACACCTTGATATGAGCGTGTGGAACCATGTGCTGTTAAATCAACAAAACCTGAAAAACATAGGGACAAATACAGAGGTTAATTATCTTTCGAATATCATCACTCTTAATGGTTGTCAGTGGGTAGCCTGGTCTGCAGATAGCCAGTTATATATTTCTCAAATCATTGAAGATAACGATGGCGTGACTTTGGGTAAAGCAAGACCTTTACGAAATGTAGAACGAAATGTTAGTCCCTTGAACAACTTTTTGTTCAACCGCTATAGCTTGGCAGTGTTTAACCAACACCTTTACATTACCTGGCCAGGTCCAGATGATAATAAACACTATTGGTTAAATGTTGCTCGATTAAACATTGAAGCTGATGAAGTTGAGGTCATCGAGCAGAAAGAATACGACTCGTCCGATAGCAGCTCAGGGTTGAGAGTGACGTCAGGCTCAGCCAGCGCCCCAGCTTTAATATCATACAATGGCCAGCTTGTAGTCGCCTGGTTATCGTTTTCAAAAACAAAAACTACATATGAATCACGCCTTCATATGGGGTGTGTTTCTGGCGAAAACGGTGACTTGTTACCTAGTATTACAGACACACAATTTACCGATGCAAGAATTTATGGCGGCAGCCCGTCTTTGACTGTCTCATATAATGAAGATGGTACTGAAATTCTGCATTGCGCGATAGCAAGCAATCGTGAGCCACTATGTATCGATCTATACTCACTTAATGACATTGCTGATCTTAACTCGCAAGTACCAACCAAAATCCCTCTTAAAAATGCTGTAAAAGTTAAGGACAATGAAGTTGTTAAATATATTGAGGTATCAAAGCGCATCCAACTAGCTTATGACTTCAACGCTAAGGGCTTAGTACTATCCTGGGCTGATGACGAGAATATTTATTATCAATACACAGCCCAATTAATGGATGGGAATCACGCCTTCAACTTGGCACAGCAAGCACAGTCTGGGTTGATATTTGGCGCCAGCGTTGATGGCTTATCCGCCTTGATCTTACAAGGTGATTCAGCTACTAGCATTAGCTGCTGGAATACCAATATTTATTTAAATGGGTGCCCAGTACTCAGCCCACAAATTAGCTTACTAAAGGGTATTAAGGTAGGTTTCTCTGATAACGGAGAGCCAGGTACTTTTGGCGGAGCCCTGCAAGAAGTTCTGGCTTTTAGTAATGTGCTCTCGCCCTCACAATGCAACTTAATTTACGCCAATAGTAACCAACATATCAGCAATGATTTTGCTATAGGTCTTGATGTTAGTAGCAGTGATTTATTTTCTTCAGAGCAGGTAGAGGCGATCCCCGTTAATGGCCAACCTAATTGGGCTGTTTATCAAATGGAGCAGGGAAATAATAGCGCACCATCTTCTTATCTGTGCTTGCCTAGCTCTTCAAATATAATTAATACAGATACAGATACAGATACAGATACAGATACAGATACAGATACAGATACAGATACAGATACAGATACAGATACAGATACAGATACAGATACAGGCAATTCTGTCGTGTTTACGGCATTAAGACTAAATGCACCACTTGCCGTTAAAAAACTTGAAGCCACCCTGGCACTTGAAGGTATTGATGGCTTTTATACACTGGCGAGCCAGTTAACGTCTGATATACCGTTTAGTAGTCTGAGTCCTGATATTAACTATTTCCCGAATTATCCATCTACTAGGCTGGATTTTAATCAAGGACCGATGGGGAATTATTTTACCGAACTATTCTTCCATATCCCTTTTTTGATTGCCCACCAGTTGCAGACCGCGCAACAGTTTGAGCCGGCTAAATCATGGTTTGAATTTATATTTAATCCTTGCATTCATCTGTCAACGGATGAGAGGGATATATACGGCGATACAGCTGATAAATATTGGCGCTTCTTAGGGCTTCGTTGTTCCAGTAATAAAGTGTTACGTACAGAGCACGGATTGAGCTTACAGGAAGAGCTGTTATTAGATAGTACTGACTCGAATCAACTTGCTATCTATCACTACGACCCATTTGACCCTCATGCTATTGCAACACTGCGTCCTATCGCCTATCAAAAAACGATTGTGATGCATTACATTAATAATCTCTTAGATTATGCCGATAGTTTATTTCGCCAATACACTTCCGAAAGTATTAGTGAGGCCACGCTCTATTACACTATGGCTTACGACTTGTTGGGCGAGCAGCCTGAGGCTTATCACCGGCGAATAGAATCTGGCGGGCAAACCTTAGCTGATTTCGAACAAGAGCTTGCTCCTTCTCTGGCTACTGATCCAGTTAAGCAGAAGGGAACTCCAGGTTCATCTTTACTTATCCCGCTAACGAATAACTCAATCATAAGTAGTTATTTTGGTATACCCGAGAATCAACAGCTGATCAGCTATTGGCAGACCATAGCTAACCGGTTATTTAATATCCGTCATGAGCTCAATATTAACGGTCAGTTTGAAACTGTCTCTGCGTTCGCGCCGGCCATTGACCCAATGCAATTAGTCGCCGGAGTGGCTTCCGGTGAAACTGTCGAGCAAGCAATCGCGGCGACCACCAGTATTCCACCTTATTACAAGTTCCAGGTTACGCTGAGCAAAGCAAAAGAGTTAACCCAGCTGACCATGCAATTTGGTCAATCGTTACTTGCCGCATTGGAAAAGAAAGACGCTGAAGCTTTATCGCTGTTATACAACAGTAATCAGCAAAATGTCTTAGCGCTTACCCGCACGATTAATGACAATCAATTAAATGCGGCAATCGCTACAAGTGATTCTTTAGAGGCCAGCCTAAGCAGTGCACAGGCGCGTTATGATTATTACGATGCTTTAATCGCGGCTAATTTAAGCCCGAAAGAAAGCAAGCAAGTTTCCCTAGGTACACATGCTGCCAAGTTACAATCAAACGCACAACCGCTTAAGACCGGAGGCGAAGCGGCCGCTTGCCTGATACCAACGGTATTTGGTTTGGCGGATGGTGGTCAGGCATTGGCCCAGGGAGCTGCGATACCGGCCAATGTGATGGAGTCTAAAGCGCAAGTATTAAGTATGCAATCGGGTGATCTGGGCACTCAGGCCAGTTTTGAGCGACGCGCCCAAGACTGGCAGTTACAAAAAACGCTGGCTCAAAATGATATTAATCAAATTACCGACCAGCAATTAGCGGCCCGTTATCAGCAAGCGGTCGCGCAACAGCAAATTACTGTGCTTGAAAAAAATATCGAGCAAGAGCAAAAAGTCGCGCAATTTTTGAAAAATAAATTCACCAACCAAGAGCTTTATCAATGGTATAGCGCTAAATTATCGACACTATACTTTCAAACTTATCAACTTGCGATGAAGGTGGCCCAGCAGGCTGAACTGGCCTGGCAATTTGAAAAAGCCCTGGATATCACCACTCCATTTATTCAAACCAATTATTGGCATAGCCAATATCAGGGGATAGGTGCCGGCGATGCATTAATGCTAGATTTGCACCGTATGGAACAGGCTTACATGGATAGCGATAGCCGTGCTCTGGAAATTCGAAAAATAATCTCATTGAATACGTTAGATGAGGCCGCTCTGGCTGAACTGAAAAAAAGCGGTAAATGTAATTTTAGCCTGACCGAAGCTGATTTAGATCTTGACTACCCTGGCCACTATCGACGTCAGATCAATACGCTCACCGTCACGTTACCTGCGGTGATTGCGCCTTATCAGAACCTTTGCGCTACGTTAACCCAAACCGTCAATAAAGTATTACTTAAGGATGATATTCAAGGGATCAAGTACTTGTTAGGGAAATCCCAGCAGAGTGTCTCGCAAGTGCGAGAAAACTGGATGACAAACCAGCAAATTGCTGTTTCTCAAGGGGTTAATGACTCCGGCATGATTACCGTTAATTTTGGTAGTGAACGCTATCTGCCATTCCAGGGCACAGGTGCTGTCTCAGACTGGGAACTAGAAATCCCAAGTGACAGTAACCCGGGGATTTTAGCAAGCCTTAGCGATGTCATTATTGAGCTTCATTACACCGCATACGCTGGCAATAGCAGCTTTAAAAATACCGTTAAGCAACTATTAAAAAAACAAACTCAATAA